A window of the Paenibacillus woosongensis genome harbors these coding sequences:
- a CDS encoding LapA family protein: protein MKLQWSLILALVFALITALFAVINVEPVQVNLLFNSVHIPLILLILGSTLLGGIIVGSFGIYRGYRLQKEVKILSAKLAQIQEATGYEFLDNEKSAPEEADHEHPTQ from the coding sequence ATGAAGCTACAATGGTCTCTCATTCTTGCTCTCGTCTTCGCACTCATCACGGCGTTATTTGCCGTCATTAACGTGGAGCCGGTTCAAGTCAACCTGCTGTTCAATTCCGTACATATTCCGCTCATTCTACTTATTCTGGGTTCGACCCTGCTCGGCGGAATTATCGTTGGCTCCTTCGGGATCTACCGAGGATACCGGCTGCAGAAGGAAGTCAAAATACTCAGCGCCAAACTAGCGCAAATCCAGGAAGCTACTGGCTACGAATTTCTTGATAACGAAAAATCCGCACCAGAGGAGGCTGATCATGAACATCCAACCCAATGA
- a CDS encoding ABC-F family ATP-binding cassette domain-containing protein: MNILTVEQISKSYGEKVLFQDASFGMEEHDKIGVIGVNGTGKSTFLRIVAGLEQPDTGRVAVNNDIRIACLPQNPDFDPETTVLRQVFQGGDPMLQIVSAYIEAVERLELHPADERLQAEVTRLSQEMDRLQAWSLESEAKSVLSKLGITDFGGKVGELSGGQRKRIALASALIVPSELLILDEPTNHIDNDSVAWLESYLQRRRGALLLITHDRYFLDRVCNVMLELDHGRLFRYEANYSRFLELKSEREEREASAEQKRQNLLRTELAWIRRGAKARTTKQKARIERFEKLQQERTEYKSEQLDISVASTRLGRKIVEIFELSKSAGERVLIRELTYTAVPGDRVGIVGPNGSGKSTLLNMIAGRIEPDQGYVEVGPTVKLGFFTQEHQEMDDKQRVIEYIKEEAEVVTTADGSRITAAQMLERFLFPPAMQWTPIGKLSGGEKRRLYLLRVFMGAPNVLLLDEPTNDLDIQTLTVLEAYLDEFPGAVFVVSHDRYFLDRTVDKIMAFEGEGVVAVHVGDYSDYAERVQQLGKSADPGIDSAGGKGKGASTAASGAGSSEGGTTGGSGSQRDQSRVERVKFSYNEQREYEAIDGLVEAAEQRLADIASAMEQAVSDASRLQELMKEQQEAEAELERLMDRWTYLNELAEKIEQQKS; the protein is encoded by the coding sequence ATGAATATTTTAACGGTTGAACAAATTTCAAAGAGCTACGGGGAAAAGGTGCTGTTTCAGGACGCGTCTTTTGGAATGGAGGAGCATGACAAAATCGGCGTCATTGGCGTCAACGGGACTGGAAAGTCCACCTTCCTCCGCATTGTGGCCGGACTGGAGCAGCCGGATACTGGCCGGGTGGCGGTAAACAACGATATACGGATCGCCTGTCTGCCCCAGAATCCCGATTTCGACCCGGAGACGACGGTGCTGCGGCAGGTATTTCAGGGCGGCGACCCGATGCTGCAGATTGTATCCGCATATATCGAAGCGGTGGAGCGGCTGGAGCTGCACCCGGCGGATGAACGGCTGCAGGCCGAGGTAACAAGGCTAAGTCAGGAAATGGACCGGCTGCAGGCCTGGAGCCTGGAAAGTGAAGCGAAGAGCGTGCTGTCCAAGCTTGGAATCACGGACTTCGGCGGGAAGGTTGGGGAACTATCGGGCGGGCAGCGCAAGCGGATCGCCTTGGCTTCGGCGCTGATCGTGCCCTCTGAGCTGCTGATTCTTGACGAGCCGACGAACCATATCGATAATGATTCGGTGGCCTGGCTGGAGTCTTACCTGCAAAGACGGCGCGGCGCGCTGCTTCTCATTACGCATGACCGGTATTTCCTGGATCGGGTATGCAATGTCATGCTGGAGCTGGACCACGGGCGATTGTTCCGCTATGAAGCGAACTACAGCCGCTTCCTGGAGCTAAAGAGCGAGCGGGAGGAACGGGAGGCATCGGCGGAGCAGAAGCGGCAGAATCTGCTCCGCACGGAGCTGGCCTGGATTCGCCGAGGTGCAAAGGCAAGGACGACAAAGCAGAAGGCGAGAATTGAACGGTTTGAGAAACTGCAGCAGGAGAGAACCGAATATAAGAGCGAGCAGCTCGATATATCGGTGGCCTCGACGCGGCTGGGGCGCAAAATCGTGGAAATCTTCGAACTAAGCAAGTCGGCCGGGGAACGCGTTCTGATCCGGGAGCTGACCTATACGGCGGTACCCGGCGACCGTGTCGGCATTGTTGGTCCGAACGGCAGCGGCAAATCGACGCTGCTCAACATGATCGCAGGGCGTATTGAGCCGGATCAGGGCTATGTCGAGGTGGGGCCGACGGTGAAGCTGGGCTTCTTCACACAGGAGCATCAGGAGATGGATGACAAGCAGAGGGTCATCGAATACATTAAGGAGGAAGCCGAGGTCGTCACGACGGCAGACGGGTCGCGGATTACCGCGGCGCAGATGCTGGAGCGGTTTCTGTTCCCGCCGGCGATGCAGTGGACGCCGATCGGGAAGCTGTCGGGCGGCGAGAAGCGCCGGCTGTATTTGCTTCGCGTCTTTATGGGCGCGCCCAATGTGCTGCTGCTGGACGAGCCGACGAACGATCTTGACATTCAGACGCTGACCGTCCTGGAAGCTTATTTGGACGAGTTTCCGGGCGCTGTGTTCGTCGTATCCCATGACCGCTATTTCCTCGACCGTACCGTGGATAAAATTATGGCGTTTGAGGGTGAGGGCGTTGTAGCGGTTCATGTCGGCGATTACAGCGATTATGCCGAGCGGGTACAGCAGCTTGGCAAGTCCGCTGATCCGGGAATCGATTCTGCTGGCGGGAAAGGCAAAGGGGCCTCTACGGCGGCTTCAGGAGCAGGAAGCTCCGAAGGCGGGACGACGGGAGGTTCAGGCAGTCAAAGAGATCAATCCCGCGTCGAGCGTGTGAAGTTCAGTTATAATGAGCAGCGGGAGTATGAAGCGATCGATGGTCTCGTTGAAGCAGCGGAGCAGCGGCTTGCCGACATCGCCTCGGCTATGGAGCAGGCGGTCAGCGATGCCTCCAGGCTGCAGGAGCTGATGAAGGAGCAGCAGGAAGCGGAGGCCGAGCTGGAGCGGCTGATGGACCGCTGGACGTATTTGAACGAGCTGGCGGAGAAAATTGAGCAGCAGAAGAGTTAA
- a CDS encoding glycerophosphodiester phosphodiesterase → MNNLCVAHRGFSGKAPENTMAAMQMAMQFPFVQWVEVDVQLSKDGIPVLIHDFTLNRTTNGRGPVREKTLAELKQLDAGSWKSRVFRGERLITLDEFLKTVCGRLRANIEIKTQGTMYPGIEEKVVAEIRRHQMEHDVVLTSFEPRILARIKEIARGIRTGLIIEGRPKDLLLRLQLLRCSFLSISHRHLTAELASRAAKLGITVMAWTIDDARTMQRVAALHKDVLICTNRPDIWQEAML, encoded by the coding sequence ATGAACAACTTATGCGTGGCACACCGGGGCTTCTCGGGCAAAGCGCCGGAGAATACGATGGCTGCGATGCAAATGGCAATGCAGTTTCCTTTTGTGCAATGGGTTGAAGTTGACGTGCAGCTAAGCAAAGATGGCATTCCGGTACTCATTCACGATTTCACGTTGAATCGGACAACTAACGGACGCGGCCCCGTCAGGGAGAAGACGCTTGCAGAGCTGAAGCAGCTGGACGCCGGCAGCTGGAAATCCAGGGTGTTCAGGGGGGAGCGCCTAATAACGCTCGATGAGTTCTTGAAAACGGTATGCGGGAGGCTGCGGGCAAATATCGAAATCAAGACCCAAGGGACTATGTACCCGGGGATTGAAGAGAAGGTGGTTGCGGAGATCAGGCGCCACCAAATGGAGCATGATGTGGTGCTCACTTCTTTCGAGCCACGGATTTTGGCCAGGATCAAAGAAATCGCGCGCGGCATCCGCACCGGACTCATCATCGAAGGAAGGCCTAAGGATTTGCTGCTGCGGCTGCAATTGCTGCGCTGCTCCTTTCTATCGATCAGCCACCGCCACTTAACCGCCGAGCTTGCTTCCCGCGCGGCAAAGCTGGGAATCACGGTCATGGCTTGGACGATCGATGATGCACGGACAATGCAGCGGGTTGCCGCGCTGCATAAGGACGTTCTTATATGTACGAACCGGCCTGACATCTGGCAAGAGGCCATGCTCTAG
- a CDS encoding M42 family metallopeptidase, with the protein MNIQPNETYMLDLLTKLLNTPSPSGFTHRIMKVIEAEAKALGFAVTQNEKGGAIITMKGKDSSRRIALSAHVDTLGAMVRSITSQGMLAITSIGGFMMQSIENEYCTIHTRSGKTYTGTILTSRPSVHVYSDARDFTREEKHMEIRIDELVNSKEDVMKLGIMPGDFISFDARPVITPSGYVKSRHLDDKASVVALFGLLESSRREGWQPAHDVVLLISNYEEVGHGASWMPGGIHEMIAVDMGTIGDDLSCKETDVSICAKDSTGPYDYEMTGKLIQLAQNLNIPFAVDIYPHYVSDASAALRGGSNIRAALIGPGVHASHAMERTHKQAVLNTARLLAAYVMS; encoded by the coding sequence ATGAACATCCAACCCAATGAAACATATATGCTGGACTTGCTGACCAAGCTTCTTAACACACCAAGCCCCAGCGGCTTCACCCATCGCATCATGAAAGTGATTGAAGCCGAAGCCAAAGCGCTTGGCTTTGCCGTTACCCAAAACGAAAAAGGCGGGGCCATCATCACGATGAAAGGGAAGGATTCCTCGCGGCGCATTGCCCTCAGCGCGCATGTAGACACTTTGGGAGCAATGGTTCGTTCTATTACCTCCCAGGGAATGCTGGCCATCACCTCCATCGGCGGGTTCATGATGCAGAGCATTGAGAACGAATACTGCACGATCCATACACGGAGCGGCAAGACCTACACCGGAACGATCCTGACATCACGCCCCTCTGTCCATGTCTATAGCGATGCCCGTGATTTCACGCGCGAGGAGAAGCATATGGAAATTCGCATTGATGAGCTGGTAAACAGCAAAGAAGACGTAATGAAGCTGGGCATCATGCCCGGCGACTTCATATCGTTTGATGCCCGTCCAGTCATTACGCCAAGCGGCTACGTGAAATCCCGCCATCTCGATGATAAGGCTAGCGTTGTGGCTCTGTTTGGACTGCTGGAATCAAGCCGGCGCGAAGGATGGCAGCCGGCGCACGATGTGGTGCTGCTGATCTCTAACTACGAGGAAGTCGGTCACGGCGCCTCATGGATGCCTGGCGGCATCCATGAAATGATTGCCGTGGACATGGGGACGATCGGCGATGACCTAAGCTGCAAGGAAACGGATGTGTCGATCTGCGCCAAAGATTCGACCGGGCCCTATGACTACGAAATGACGGGCAAACTGATCCAGCTCGCCCAGAACCTCAACATTCCTTTTGCGGTCGACATCTATCCGCACTACGTCTCCGACGCGTCTGCGGCACTGCGCGGGGGCAGCAACATTCGCGCCGCTCTGATTGGTCCGGGAGTCCATGCTTCGCATGCCATGGAAAGGACACATAAGCAAGCGGTCTTGAACACGGCCCGGCTGCTGGCCGCTTATGTGATGAGCTGA
- a CDS encoding DUF92 domain-containing protein, with product MNWIIGAVCALAVSAAAYWKRSLSLSGMAAAAVMGTVYFGAGNVFWFGILLLFFISSSAFSKLKASRKSEAEKSYAKTGTRDAGQVMANGGLGMAACIGHALWPNPGWALFFVGTMASVTADTWATEWGSLSKKPPRSIMNGQPIAPGTSGGVSLLGSSAALAGALFIGGAAGLLGLWSGQTAYVHLPLLGFIVIGGLSGFAGAMVDSYLGATLQSMYRCPVCGRSVETARHCGEDTMPQRGWGWMNNDMVNMISSLAAGGLAVVMGSWLY from the coding sequence ATGAACTGGATCATTGGAGCGGTATGCGCGCTGGCTGTGTCAGCGGCGGCTTATTGGAAACGGTCGCTCAGCCTGTCGGGGATGGCTGCTGCGGCCGTCATGGGCACGGTGTACTTCGGGGCCGGGAATGTGTTCTGGTTCGGAATATTGCTCTTGTTCTTTATCTCGTCAAGCGCATTCTCCAAGCTGAAGGCGAGCCGGAAGTCGGAGGCGGAGAAGAGCTACGCCAAAACGGGCACAAGGGATGCTGGACAAGTGATGGCCAACGGGGGGCTGGGAATGGCTGCCTGTATAGGCCATGCGCTCTGGCCCAACCCCGGATGGGCCTTGTTTTTTGTCGGGACGATGGCTTCGGTAACAGCGGATACCTGGGCTACGGAATGGGGCAGTCTCAGCAAGAAGCCTCCAAGATCGATTATGAACGGCCAGCCGATAGCCCCGGGCACTTCGGGAGGAGTATCGCTGCTTGGCAGCTCGGCGGCGTTGGCAGGTGCGCTGTTTATCGGCGGGGCGGCCGGCCTGCTTGGACTGTGGAGCGGCCAGACGGCTTACGTCCACCTGCCGCTGCTTGGTTTCATCGTCATCGGCGGCTTGTCGGGCTTTGCCGGAGCCATGGTTGATTCATATTTGGGGGCAACGCTGCAGAGCATGTACCGCTGCCCGGTTTGCGGCCGCAGCGTCGAAACGGCCAGGCACTGCGGGGAGGATACAATGCCTCAGCGGGGCTGGGGCTGGATGAATAATGATATGGTGAACATGATTAGCTCGCTTGCGGCGGGCGGTCTTGCTGTAGTTATGGGGAGCTGGCTGTACTGA
- the pepF gene encoding oligoendopeptidase F, with the protein MTTLPKRSEVQPEKCWQLEDLFPSQKDWDAAFEELKQLKNKAAEFEGKLSTPDSVKAVFALEDDLSLRIERLYVYAHLSHDQDTTNPTYQALVQKAKKLSVEVSEALSFITPEILALPEEQLDSYISDPQLADYKFTLQEIKREKAHVLSKTEEALLAQVGNLSQAPQQIFGMINNADMKFPKIKDEHGKEVELTHGSYIQFLENPNREVRERAFKAVYETYGKQKNTIAATLSANINKNMFYSRVRKYPSVLEMSLYGDNIPKEVYTNLIDTIHESLPLLHRYLQLRKKLLGVDELHMYDLFAPLVEEYKWDISYEEAKEMLLEGLKPLGENYLNVLREGLDNRWIDVYENEGKRTGAYSWGAYGTHPYVLLNHKNNLNSMFTLAHEMGHALHSYFSDENLKYRDAQYTIFLAEVASTTNEALLMDYLLKKSTDPKQKLYLLTYYADQFRTTVFRQTMFAEFEKQIHERAESGESLTPQELSKIYYDLNVKYHGKEMAVDQDIEMEWARIPHFYTSFYVYKYATGFSAATSFSKQILEEGQPAVDRYLGFLKSGGSDYSINILKKAGVDMSSPEPIREAMSVFGELVEQMENLTK; encoded by the coding sequence AGTTGAAGAATAAGGCGGCCGAATTCGAAGGCAAGCTGAGTACGCCTGATAGCGTCAAAGCGGTATTCGCTTTGGAGGACGATCTTTCCCTGCGTATTGAACGCCTGTATGTTTACGCCCACCTGAGCCATGATCAGGACACGACAAATCCTACATATCAAGCTCTTGTCCAGAAAGCCAAAAAGCTTAGCGTCGAAGTCAGCGAAGCCCTGTCGTTCATTACGCCGGAAATTCTGGCTCTGCCTGAGGAGCAGCTGGACAGCTACATTAGCGATCCGCAGCTTGCCGACTACAAATTTACTTTGCAGGAAATCAAGCGCGAGAAGGCGCACGTCCTCAGTAAAACCGAAGAAGCTCTGCTGGCCCAGGTCGGCAATCTGTCGCAGGCGCCGCAGCAAATTTTCGGAATGATCAACAATGCCGACATGAAGTTCCCAAAAATTAAAGACGAGCACGGCAAGGAAGTGGAACTGACCCACGGCAGCTATATTCAATTTCTCGAAAATCCGAATCGGGAGGTCCGGGAGCGGGCCTTTAAGGCCGTATACGAAACCTACGGCAAACAGAAGAATACGATTGCCGCTACGCTTAGCGCCAACATTAACAAGAACATGTTCTACTCCCGGGTTCGCAAATATCCTTCCGTTTTGGAGATGTCCCTGTACGGCGATAACATTCCAAAAGAGGTTTACACGAATCTGATCGATACGATCCACGAGAGCCTCCCGCTGCTTCACCGTTATTTGCAGCTGCGGAAGAAGCTGCTTGGCGTCGATGAGCTGCATATGTACGACCTCTTCGCGCCGCTTGTGGAGGAATACAAATGGGACATCTCGTATGAGGAAGCCAAGGAGATGCTGCTCGAGGGCTTGAAGCCGCTTGGCGAGAATTATCTGAATGTGCTGCGCGAGGGCCTCGACAATCGCTGGATTGACGTGTACGAGAATGAAGGCAAACGTACGGGAGCTTACAGCTGGGGGGCCTACGGCACGCATCCATACGTGCTCCTGAACCATAAGAACAACCTGAACAGCATGTTCACGCTGGCGCATGAAATGGGCCATGCCCTGCACTCCTATTTCTCGGATGAGAATCTGAAATACCGGGATGCCCAATATACGATCTTCCTGGCTGAAGTAGCCTCAACGACAAATGAAGCGCTGCTCATGGATTATTTATTGAAAAAATCGACCGATCCAAAGCAAAAGCTGTACCTGCTTACCTACTATGCCGATCAATTCCGGACCACGGTGTTCCGTCAAACGATGTTTGCGGAATTTGAGAAGCAGATTCATGAACGCGCGGAATCCGGCGAGTCCTTGACGCCGCAGGAACTGTCCAAGATCTACTATGACCTCAACGTGAAGTATCATGGCAAAGAGATGGCCGTCGATCAAGACATCGAGATGGAATGGGCGCGGATTCCGCATTTCTACACCAGCTTCTACGTGTACAAATACGCGACCGGCTTCAGCGCGGCGACGAGCTTCTCCAAACAGATTCTGGAGGAAGGCCAGCCTGCCGTTGACCGCTATCTTGGCTTCCTCAAGAGCGGGGGCAGCGACTATTCGATCAACATCCTGAAAAAGGCCGGCGTCGATATGTCTTCGCCGGAGCCGATTCGCGAAGCGATGAGCGTATTCGGTGAGTTGGTCGAGCAAATGGAGAACTTGACGAAATAA
- a CDS encoding fumarylacetoacetate hydrolase family protein, with protein sequence MKQLIRNIYCVGRNYRLHIEELGNDVPSEPMIFMKPSHAAVPMDGSAIELPEGRGEVHYEAELVLRIGRDYTPGITVDDLVDVIAFGIDFTLRDVQNKLKDKGHPWTAAKAFLNSAPMTPYMAFPGVEDTAGQDFVLRKNGEVVQRGNISNMIFPLQQIVDYIANHYGLGEGDLIFTGTPEGVGPVASGDKLELAYGGQILGSCTVLLGSGSNS encoded by the coding sequence ATGAAACAACTAATCAGGAACATATACTGCGTTGGACGCAATTACAGGCTGCATATCGAGGAACTGGGGAATGATGTTCCGTCCGAACCGATGATTTTCATGAAGCCGTCGCACGCGGCAGTCCCGATGGATGGCAGCGCGATTGAGCTGCCGGAGGGACGAGGTGAGGTTCATTATGAGGCTGAGCTCGTCCTGCGCATCGGCCGGGATTATACGCCGGGCATTACCGTTGATGATCTGGTTGATGTCATCGCATTTGGCATCGACTTTACGCTGCGCGACGTTCAGAACAAACTGAAGGACAAAGGGCATCCTTGGACAGCGGCCAAAGCGTTCCTGAATTCGGCGCCAATGACGCCTTACATGGCTTTTCCGGGAGTCGAGGACACCGCGGGGCAGGATTTCGTACTTCGGAAGAACGGCGAGGTCGTTCAGCGTGGAAATATTAGCAACATGATTTTTCCGCTGCAGCAAATCGTTGATTATATCGCGAACCATTATGGGCTCGGCGAAGGCGATCTGATCTTCACAGGCACTCCCGAGGGAGTCGGACCTGTCGCGAGCGGGGACAAACTGGAGCTGGCTTACGGCGGCCAGATTCTTGGCAGCTGCACTGTCCTGCTTGGCTCAGGCTCGAACTCATAA